The following proteins are co-located in the Aquipuribacter hungaricus genome:
- a CDS encoding SGNH/GDSL hydrolase family protein — translation MAGGADVTGAGGAGGVRLVCLGDSFTEGMSDELRPDGHHRGWADRVAAALARRAADGSDREGGGRGVSDQDGAGDGGVLYANLAVRGKLLDQVVADQVPVALALAPTLLTFHAGPNDVLRRGTDLPGLQRRYDAAVGRLGASGARVLLFTSIGRAGGTGALARSLAARFARFNAGVRDTAARHGALLVDLEPVTVLTDRRVWHTDRLHLAPSGHARVAAAVLERLGVDDPALLGGPPGWWQEPLPPAPATVRRAELAADVAWLRGDALPWVGRRLRGVSSGDGRDPKDPVLRPVALPPAGQVSASPE, via the coding sequence GCGGTGCGGGCGGGGTGCGGCTGGTGTGCCTGGGGGACTCATTCACCGAGGGGATGAGCGACGAGCTGCGGCCCGACGGTCACCACCGCGGCTGGGCCGACCGCGTGGCGGCGGCGCTCGCCCGGCGCGCCGCGGACGGCAGCGACCGGGAGGGCGGCGGCCGGGGTGTCAGCGACCAGGACGGCGCCGGGGACGGGGGCGTGCTGTACGCCAACCTCGCCGTGCGCGGCAAGCTGCTCGACCAGGTCGTCGCCGACCAGGTGCCGGTCGCGCTCGCCCTCGCCCCGACCCTGCTCACCTTCCACGCCGGGCCCAACGACGTGCTGCGGCGGGGCACCGACCTGCCCGGGCTGCAGCGGCGCTACGACGCCGCGGTGGGCCGGCTGGGCGCCTCGGGCGCGCGGGTGCTGCTGTTCACGTCGATCGGGCGGGCAGGGGGCACCGGCGCGCTCGCCCGCAGCCTGGCCGCCCGGTTCGCGCGCTTCAACGCGGGGGTGCGGGACACCGCCGCCCGGCACGGCGCCCTGCTCGTCGACCTGGAGCCCGTGACCGTGCTCACCGACCGGCGGGTGTGGCACACCGACCGGCTCCACCTGGCGCCGTCGGGGCACGCGCGGGTCGCCGCCGCGGTGCTCGAGCGGCTGGGCGTCGACGACCCGGCGCTGCTCGGCGGACCGCCCGGCTGGTGGCAGGAGCCGCTGCCCCCGGCACCGGCCACCGTGCGGCGCGCCGAGCTCGCCGCGGACGTCGCCTGGCTGCGCGGCGACGCCCTGCCGTGGGTGGGGCGACGGCTGCGCGGGGTGTCCAGCGGCGACGGCCGCGACCCCAAGGACCCGGTGCTGCGGCCCGTCGCCCTCCCGCCCGCGGGTCAGGTCTCCGCGTCACCGGAGTAG